A window from Kluyveromyces lactis strain NRRL Y-1140 chromosome E complete sequence encodes these proteins:
- a CDS encoding resistance to Congo red protein (weakly similar to uniprot|Q03446 Saccharomyces cerevisiae YDR003W) codes for MSTTTTSTPSSVVSAVQSATTTSADIDNNCWGLSCSSHWEWARWVIFVIFMFILLAFVITTIRINYIRRRNGQQPLRYVSWLTPPTYRQSEAVRNRSDVPLADYVPPYTEEANENDLGYYDRDGIFHVNSKADPPPPIDAYVLEHRNDRDTDMIDLEMQRTTATAQQLPAYNDVPESETVEASRQNPESAQQRRSSSVSTLIPEAPAATNLR; via the coding sequence ATGTCAACCACAACTACATCTACGCCATCCAGTGTTGTCAGCGCTGTTCAAAGTGCTACCACTACATCTGCTGATATTGATAACAACTGCTGGGGTCTCTCGTGTTCCTCCCACTGGGAATGGGCACGGTGGGTAATATTCGTTATATTCATGTTCATCTTACTGGCATTTGTCATCACTACGATAAGAATAAACTATATAAGAAGGCGTAACGGACAACAACCACTTCGATACGTGTCATGGCTCACTCCGCCCACATACCGACAATCAGAAGCTGTAAGAAATAGATCAGATGTCCCATTGGCAGATTACGTGCCTCCGTACACAGAAGAAGCAAATGAAAACGATTTGGGTTACTACGATCGTGATGGGATATTCCACGTGAACAGTAAAGCCGACCCTCCACCACCGATAGATGCGTATGTGCTAGAGCATCGAAACGATAGGGATACGGATATGATAGATTTGGAAATGCAACGGACCACGGCTACGGCCCAGCAATTGCCGGCATATAATGATGTACCTGAATCGGAGACTGTAGAAGCCTCTCGACAAAACCCTGAATCAGCCCAACAACGACGGTCATCATCTGTGTCAACACTAATCCCTGAAGCACCGGCTGCTACAAATCTCCGGTGA
- a CDS encoding resistance to Congo red protein (some similarities with uniprot|Q03446 Saccharomyces cerevisiae YDR003W), whose translation MPVLDKRIYYYSSGSSWTWDRWILFALLIVGLAALIFGTNVRRRRRGAQPIVGTSWLAPPPSYGQAAAQNNNYNPNNPQMSQQPLPLYTENVNQNDMGYYDSEGKFIPTSPQNAYYEGFPLSEQQQQQQQQHAASTTGVAPGNPGSSTSTTPVVHDDRTGESQDIYVERPEPAITSQPKV comes from the coding sequence ATGCCCGTGCTTGATAAACGTATATATTACTATTCTAGCGGAAGTTCCTGGACATGGGATAGATGGATTCTATTTGCGTTGCTAATCGTTGGGCTTGCTGCTCTCATCTTTGGAACCAACGTGAGACGTAGAAGAAGAGGTGCCCAGCCAATTGTTGGTACTTCTTGGCTAGCGCCGCCACCTTCTTACGGACAGGCCGCTGCTCAGAACAATAACTACAATCCAAATAACCCTCAGATGAGCCAACAACCTCTTCCGTTATACACAGAAAACGTTAACCAGAATGATATGGGGTACTACGATAGCGAGGGTAAGTTTATACCGACATCACCGCAAAATGCATACTACGAAGGGTTCCCATTGAGTgagcaacagcagcagcaacaacaacaacatgCTGCTTCTACCACTGGTGTTGCTCCGGGCAATCCAGGATCCAGCACATCTACTACACCTGTAGTCCATGACGATCGTACTGGAGAGAGTCAAGATATTTACGTGGAAAGACCTGAACCTGCCATCACCTCACAACCGAAAGTGTAG
- the UGA2 gene encoding succinate-semialdehyde dehydrogenase (NAD(P)(+)) (highly similar to uniprot|P38067 Saccharomyces cerevisiae YBR006W UGA2 Succinate semialdehyde dehydrogenase involved in the utilization of gamma-aminobutyrate (GABA) as a nitrogen source part of the 4-aminobutyrate and glutamate degradation pathways localized to the cytoplasm) translates to MAGITGITPEFKNSDLIRKGAFVDGQWLETASETFNVTDPATLEVIATLPDQSIEVIHEAIDSAAEAFRLFKKTTPKTRSTWLRNLYNLMMENVDDLAKIITWENGKALSEAQGEVKYAASYFEWYAEEAVRMYGTTIQPNNGSNRAFTVRQPVGVCGIICPWNFPSAMITRKAGAALAAGCTVVVKPDSQTPLSALALAHLAEKAGFPKGVFNVVLTATRTPEFGLALCESPKVKKISFTGSTNVGKILMKQSASTMKKLSFELGGNAPVIVFDDADLEQAVTQTILSKFRGLGQTCVCANRIYVQRTIIDSFAEKLAKQVNEFVIGHGLDSKTTHGCLINENAIKKVEAHVKDALEKGAKTVVAGGRLPELGPNFYAPTVLSHVPSTAVVNKDETFGPLCALIPFDTMEEVVGYANDTELGLASYVFSKNIDTVYTVAEALETGMVSCNTGLFSECTIPFGGVKESGFGREGSLHGIEDYTVIKTITIGNLPAPL, encoded by the coding sequence ATGGCTGGTATCACTGGTATTACTCCGGAGTTCAAGAACTCAGATTTGATCCGTAAAGGTGCATTTGTTGATGGCCAATGGCTTGAGACTGCTTCAGAAACGTTTAATGTGACTGATCCAGCTACTTTGGAAGTTATCGCTACTTTGCCAGATCAATCCATTGAAGTTATCCATGAAGCCATCGATAGTGCTGCAGAAGCGTTCCGTTTGTTTAAGAAAACTACACCAAAGACCAGATCTACATGGTTGCGTAACTTGTACAATTTGATGATGGAAAACGTCGACGATTTGGCAAAGATTATTACTTGGGAAAATGGTAAGGCTCTATCCGAAGCTCAAGGTGAAGTTAAGTATGCAGCATCTTATTTCGAATGGTATGCTGAAGAAGCAGTTAGAATGTATGGTACTACTATTCAACCGAATAATGGATCCAATAGAGCTTTCACCGTTAGACAACCAGTTGGTGTCTGTGGTATCATTTGTCCATGGAATTTCCCAAGCGCTATGATTACCAGAAAGGCCGGTGCTGCATTGGCAGCTGGTTGTACCGTGGTCGTGAAACCAGATTCTCAAACTCCATTGTCCGCTTTGGCTTTGGCTCATTTGGCTGAAAAAGCTGGTTTCCCTAAAGGTGTTTTCAACGTCGTATTGACTGCTACCAGAACTCCAGAATTCGGTTTGGCTCTATGTGAATCTCCAAAAGTTAAGAAGATTTCGTTCACTGGGTCGACCAACGTCGGTaagatcttgatgaaacaaaGTGCATCTActatgaagaaattgtCCTTTGAATTAGGTGGTAATGCTCCGGTCATTGTCTTCGACGATGCTGATTTGGAGCAAGCCGTTACTCAAACTATTTTGTCCAAATTTAGAGGCCTAGGTCAAACTTGTGTGTGCGCTAACAGAATCTATGTTCAACGTACCATCATTGATTCATTTGCTGAAAAATTGGCTAAACAAGTGAACGAGTTCGTCATTGGCCATGGTTTGGACTCTAAGACTACTCACGGATGTCTaattaatgaaaatgctATAAAGAAAGTTGAAGCTCATGTAAAGGACGCCTTGGAAAAGGGTGCAAAGACCGTCGTTGCTGGTGGTCGTTTGCCAGAATTAGGTCCAAACTTCTACGCTCCAACCGTACTATCTCATGTTCCATCCACGGCTGTGGTTAATAAAGATGAGACTTTCGGTCCTCTCTGTGCCTTGATTCCATTCGATACCATGGAAGAAGTCGTAGGATATGCTAACGATACTGAATTGGGTCTAGCATCATACGTGTTCTCTAAGAACATTGATACCGTATACACCGTTGCTGAAGCTTTGGAAACCGGTATGGTCTCATGCAACACTGGTTTGTTCAGTGAGTGTACCATTCCATTCGGCGGTGTTAAGGAATCCGGATTCGGTAGAGAGGGATCTTTGCACGGTATTGAAGACTATACTGTCATCAAGACTATCACCATCGGAAACTTGCCTGCTCCACTATAA
- the RAD57 gene encoding putative DNA-dependent ATPase RAD57 (similar to uniprot|P25301 Saccharomyces cerevisiae YDR004W RAD57 Protein that stimulates strand exchange by stabilizing the binding of Rad51p to single-stranded DNA involved in the recombinational repair of double-strand breaks in DNA during vegetative growth and meiosis forms heterodimer with Rad55p): MDLYEQLPSSGMIHQPEYKFLLDAATFHGITCLDFLSQSPSNLMKTINRSINEIIKFQAALRNEFELALADIKIQDITTLKEDDKPRCFTTGNLGLDKLLGGGIYSKGITEIFGESSTGKSQLLLQLALSVQLPEDMNGLNGQSVYITTEGDLPTRRLKSIIEQSSLFKDEGGDCLVSQKKIFTVTCNDWANQEHVTTVQLPVLLERHPSIKLVIIDSISHHLRVELQSKTFQESRSNRYIIDSMAENLLSLAQKHNLAIVVANQVSDKLLPEKPIRQDFKDYDYQLGWNIGWKNSTIFYRHKFNEIEKYDETILSDDEDYTLIVDQVARKLQQNVPASVPDTNNKDPAQSVAALRTEALRNNVISQQNSPQPTQSKTPVVPSQPQPSAPFLLSRRKREVDTKVPNLGLTWANHLMTRIKLEKRYKASPMVRTGEFNYNNTTDTSQFWQVQRNLKLVFSTYAVKGEMNFAISGEGVISVQ, translated from the coding sequence ATGGATTTATATGAACAACTTCCGTCCAGTGGTATGATTCATCAACCGGAATACAAGTTCTTACTGGATGCCGCTACCTTTCATGGGATCACCTGCTTAGATTTCCTATCCCAGTCACCATCTAACTTGATGAAGACCATTAATAGATCTATCAATGAGATTATAAAGTTTCAAGCCGCTCTACGAAATGAATTCGAATTGGCATTGGCCGATATTAAGATACAAGACATCACAACACTGAAGGAGGATGACAAACCACGATGTTTCACCACCGGGAACCTTGGATTAGACAAACTTTTAGGCGGAGGCATATATTCAAAAGGTATCACTGAAATATTCGGAGAAAGTAGCACTGGGAAGTCACAATTACTTCTGCAGTTGGCACTCTCTGTTCAGTTGCCAGAAGACATGAATGGCCTTAACGGGCAGAGCGTATATATCACTACGGAGGGTGACTTACCAACCAGAAGGCTGAAAAGCATCATAGAACAATCATCTTTGTTTAAAGATGAAGGTGGCGATTGCTTGGTgtctcaaaagaaaatattcaCTGTCACCTGTAATGACTGGGCTAATCAAGAACATGTTACAACAGTCCAGCTTCCAGTCCTACTGGAAAGACACCCATCTATTAAATTAGTAATAATAGATTCGATTTCGCACCATCTCAGGGTTGAGTTGCAATCGAAAACATTTCAAGAATCGAGATCAAACAGGTATATTATAGATTCCATGGCAGAGAACTTACTTTCTTTAGCTCAAAAACATAATTTGGCCATCGTCGTCGCCAATCAAGTAAGTGACAAACTTTTACCAGAGAAGCCAATACGACAGGACTTCAAGGATTATGATTATCAGCTGGGCTGGAACATCGGATGGAAGAATTCGACTATTTTTTATAGACAcaaattcaatgaaataGAGAAATATGATGAGACCATATTGAGTGACGATGAGGACTATACGTTAATTGTAGACCAGGTTGCAAGGAAATTACAACAGAATGTTCCGGCTAGTGTTCCAGATACAAATAATAAAGACCCTGCGCAGTCTGTCGCAGCATTGAGGACTGAAGCGCTGCGGAATAATGTTATCTCTCAACAAAACTCACCTCAGCCTACTCAAAGTAAAACCCCTGTGGTACCGTCACAGCCCCAACCATCCGCACCTTTCCTGTTATCAAGAAGGAAACGAGAAGTTGACACGAAGGTACCAAATCTCGGTTTAACTTGGGCTAACCATTTAATGACAAGAATAAAACTGGAGAAACGATATAAAGCATCACCTATGGTACGCACGGGGGAATTCAATTACAACAATACAACAGATACCTCTCAATTTTGGCAAGTGCAGAGAAATCTGAAGCTAGTGTTTTCGACTTATGCGGTGAAAGGTGAAATGAATTTTGCGATTAGTGGAGAAGGTGTTATTTCGGTACAGTGA